A window from Cryobacterium sp. PAMC25264 encodes these proteins:
- a CDS encoding GTP-binding protein: MRQIPVIALTGHLGAGKTTLLNHLLQTPGARLGVVINDFGDLNVDAGLAIGQVDEVAGISGGCVCCLPDSGGLGAALERLTEPRLRLDAVIVEASGVAEPSALAQLIRYSAVARVRPGGLIDVVDAVEHFATIDRGGLAPARYSAAGLIVINKIDRLPPPRREAVIERMVQRIRERNPRARVITTTRGRIDPLLVFDAALEPAPDGELSFAALTDADPDHDHHHPPADAVTVSTRRPVDPGRLADLLERPPAGVYRLKGAVTIDAGARRRRYAVNVVGRHIHLAPHPVDRGDDGLVAIGIQLDREGVSEHLERAVSPGPTGALGVGLRRLTRLRRLSI; this comes from the coding sequence GTGCGACAGATTCCGGTGATTGCCCTGACCGGCCACCTCGGCGCGGGCAAGACCACCCTGCTCAACCACCTGCTGCAGACGCCCGGTGCCCGCCTGGGCGTGGTCATCAATGACTTCGGCGACCTCAATGTCGACGCCGGCCTGGCAATCGGCCAGGTCGACGAGGTGGCCGGCATCAGCGGCGGATGCGTGTGCTGCCTACCCGACTCCGGCGGCCTTGGCGCGGCACTCGAGAGGCTCACCGAGCCGCGGCTCCGGCTGGACGCCGTGATCGTCGAGGCCAGCGGCGTCGCCGAGCCGTCGGCCCTGGCCCAACTCATCCGCTACAGCGCCGTGGCCCGGGTGCGCCCGGGCGGCCTCATCGACGTGGTGGATGCCGTGGAGCACTTCGCCACCATCGACCGCGGCGGTCTGGCCCCCGCCCGGTATTCGGCCGCGGGCCTGATCGTGATCAACAAGATCGACCGCCTCCCGCCACCGCGGCGGGAGGCCGTGATCGAGCGGATGGTGCAGCGGATTCGGGAGCGCAATCCGCGCGCCCGGGTCATCACCACCACCCGGGGTCGCATCGATCCGCTGCTGGTGTTCGACGCCGCGCTCGAACCGGCTCCGGATGGCGAGCTGTCATTCGCCGCCCTCACCGACGCCGACCCGGATCATGACCACCACCATCCCCCCGCGGATGCCGTGACGGTGTCAACCCGGCGCCCGGTCGACCCCGGCCGACTCGCCGACCTGCTCGAGCGACCGCCCGCCGGGGTCTATCGGCTCAAGGGCGCGGTCACCATCGACGCGGGGGCACGCCGCCGCCGGTACGCCGTCAACGTCGTCGGCCGGCACATCCATCTCGCCCCGCACCCGGTTGACCGGGGCGATGACGGCCTCGTCGCGATCGGCATCCAGCTAGACAGGGAGGGCGTGAGCGAACACCTGGAGCGAGCCGTCAGCCCCGGACCGACCGGAGCACTCGGTGTCGGCCTCCGTCGACTCACCAGACTTCGCCGCCTGAGCATTTAG